From the genome of Eublepharis macularius isolate TG4126 chromosome 4, MPM_Emac_v1.0, whole genome shotgun sequence:
GCTACATAActgcaaattattattattattattttgtaaaaGTAGAGAGTGTGTAGCTCAGCAGTTGAGCACATAATTTACCTGTCAGAGATCCCAAATTCATTCTCTGGCATCTCTTGTTACCTTCGGTAGCAGGGCTAGGAAGAAGAACTTGGAGATGCTGGGGCTTGAACCTTGAGTCTTGTGTCCCCTTAAAGAACAGCACAAGTTTCACTCCAGTATAATTGTCCATGGCCTGCAGTGCTGTTCTTTAGAGGCAATGAATGGAACCTCACTAAGCAGACATTTTATGTAAGAGAGATGAAAAGAGAGCTTATGCTGAAATCCagtattgttggtctttaagatgctattgcaatgtttgtttgtttatgttatatatagcccacctttcttctgtttatttttccacaacagactagcacagctactcGTCTTGAATCATGGGAAAGAAGAACATGCTGTTGAGTCACAACCAATTCATGGCAGCCCATCTATAGGGTATtccaggcaagagagaagcagaaatgATTTGCCATTGTGTTCCTCTGAGtagcagccctggacttccttccggtttcccatccaagtactaaccatggccaactctGCTTATCTTCCAAATCCTGGCCCGCCGAGGCTAGACTGGACTATTCAGGCTGCTATCGTGGGGACAACCTGGGTTAAATGCTGTAATGATCTGACtgtagtataaagcagcttcatatactGAATTTTGTATTTGCTCTAAAAGGTGATGATCTCGGGCAGGATAACAAGGAAGAAAACCTTCCATTAGGAagatgtgagcttttgtggattaTTGGCtcaaagaaacaaaaggaaactTGCTCTGAGGAGtcctgaggaggaagaaatgccTGGAAGCCAGGTGGGACAAGGCCAACAAGGAAGACATACCAAGAAAATGACACAAGAAGAACCTTGTGAAGAAAGTGACATTGGCTTAAGTGAAAGTACCTTCCAAGATGGTGTTGGCAGGAATAAGGGACAAAAGACTGGCTTAGAGGAAAGCCTCTGTCAGAGCTCTGAGTCTTTTGAGAATCAGGGTGTGTTAACGGGGGGAAAGCCACATAAATGCTCAGATTGTTGGGAAACATTTCATGAGAGAGCCCACTTGGTCATGCACGAGAGaattcacactggagagaaaccatatgaatgtacAGATTGTGGGGAAACCTTTAGCATTAGCTGTGCGTTTGTAGATCATATACGAACACATACAGAGGAGAAATCGTATACCTGCAGAGAGTGTGGCCAGAGCTTCCATCTGAAATCCAACCTTACCGCGCATAAGAGGACCCACGTGGCTGAGAATCCCTACGAATGCTCCGAATGCGGGCAAAGTTTTGGCAAGAAATCGCATCTTGTGACACACGAGAGGACCCACACTGGAGAAAAGCCGTATCAGTGCTCGGATTGTGGGAaaagttttagtcagaaaggaaaCCTGGTTTCGCACATGAGgattcacacgggggagaaaccgTATCAGTGTTCTCAGTGTGGTAAATCTTTCTCTCATTGCACTTCGCTGATGATGCATGTAAGGACCCACACTGGAGAAAAGCCGTACAAGTGTTCGATCTGCGAGAAAAGCTTCGTTAACAAAGGAAACCTTGTCTCCCACGTGAAAACCCACACGGGAGAAAAACCCTACGAATGCAAtgattgtgggaaaagctttagcACCAGTTTTCAGTTTATAGAACATAAAAGgctgcacacaggggagaagccatacacATGCGCGGAGTGTGGGCAGAGCTTCAATTCGAAATCAAATCTCATTACACACAAGAGAAcccacacgggggagaaacccTACAAATGCGGCGTCTGCGGGAAAGGCTTCCGCGTTAAGTCATCCCTCACAAAACATgtgagaatccacacaggagagaaaccttacgAATGCcctgagtgtgggaaaagcttcaataCCAGTTCTTTGCTTGTCAATCACAAAAGAGTTCATACAGGAGAGAAGCCCTATACATGTTCTGGCTGCGGGAAGAGCTTCCGCCAGAAAGGCAACCTTATTTCCCACATGAGaattcacacgggggagaagccatatcAGTGCCCTGATTGTGACAAAAGATTCATTGACAAAAAGTCCCTTATTAAACACAAGAGGACACATATGGGCGAACAAGGTTACGAATGCTCAGATAGCAGGCAAAACTTCGGGTATAGCTGAGCATTTCCATAGAGCAGCACAGTAGAAGTGAAACATGATCATTTAGGGGTATGAGACAAAGTTCTGTCCTCTTGCCTGTCTTTCTAAACAAGAGAAAATCCACAGAGAACTAAGAGCACAAGGAACGTATTCTAGAGAAGGTTAAAAATGAGCTTTTCAGAGACTCAACCATGTTCTCTTGGAGCTCAGATTATTCAAACTGAATATTTTTGTGTTTGGGGAAATTCACACCATAGGTGGACACTCAAATAGTTTGGGGACTGAATGTTCCAAGGTAGCTTCTAGGAGGAGATGAGTCATCTGAGGACTTGGT
Proteins encoded in this window:
- the LOC129329410 gene encoding zinc finger protein 501-like, translated to MPGSQVGQGQQGRHTKKMTQEEPCEESDIGLSESTFQDGVGRNKGQKTGLEESLCQSSESFENQGVLTGGKPHKCSDCWETFHERAHLVMHERIHTGEKPYECTDCGETFSISCAFVDHIRTHTEEKSYTCRECGQSFHLKSNLTAHKRTHVAENPYECSECGQSFGKKSHLVTHERTHTGEKPYQCSDCGKSFSQKGNLVSHMRIHTGEKPYQCSQCGKSFSHCTSLMMHVRTHTGEKPYKCSICEKSFVNKGNLVSHVKTHTGEKPYECNDCGKSFSTSFQFIEHKRLHTGEKPYTCAECGQSFNSKSNLITHKRTHTGEKPYKCGVCGKGFRVKSSLTKHVRIHTGEKPYECPECGKSFNTSSLLVNHKRVHTGEKPYTCSGCGKSFRQKGNLISHMRIHTGEKPYQCPDCDKRFIDKKSLIKHKRTHMGEQGYECSDSRQNFGYS